A region from the uncultured Macellibacteroides sp. genome encodes:
- a CDS encoding dCMP deaminase family protein: MGERTEKQLELDKRYLRMAAIWSENSYCKRRQVGALIVKDQMIISDGYNGTPSGFENVCEDEHNITKPYVLHAEANAITKVAASSNSSKGATIYITSAPCIECAKLIIQSGIKRVVYSEKYRVEDGCNLLLRAGIELSFIDLNE; encoded by the coding sequence ATGGGCGAAAGAACTGAGAAACAACTTGAATTAGACAAGCGTTACCTGCGCATGGCTGCTATCTGGTCGGAAAATTCATACTGCAAACGTCGTCAGGTAGGCGCTCTTATTGTTAAAGACCAAATGATTATATCAGATGGTTATAATGGCACACCTTCCGGATTTGAAAATGTATGCGAGGATGAACACAACATCACAAAGCCTTATGTGCTGCATGCGGAGGCAAATGCCATTACAAAAGTAGCCGCATCTTCAAACAGCAGCAAAGGGGCAACCATATATATTACTTCGGCTCCTTGCATAGAATGTGCCAAACTTATAATACAATCTGGCATTAAACGAGTCGTATATTCAGAGAAATACCGCGTGGAAGATGGTTGTAATCTGCTGTTACGCGCAGGAATTGAACTTTCCTTTATTGATTTAAACGAATAA
- a CDS encoding M3 family metallopeptidase has protein sequence MKQLVFIVVLFLSIVNMTQASVNPFLVKYKTPFETPPFDKIKTEHYEPAFEEGIKQLDEEVKAIASNPKPATFQNTIEALERSGKLLDKVSSAFFNVLSAESNDEMMEISQRISPKLSESSNNIYLNEQLFNRVKTVYEQKEKLKLSIEEAKLLEETFYAFSQRGANLSPEGKEQYRTLSSELSTLTLTFDQNVLKDENRYELLLTSEDQLAGLPQGIIDAAALKAKEKGKNGWMFTLSAPSYIPFMRYADNRELRQELYMANMAVGNKGDEFDNKENIKNIVNTRLAIAQLMGYASFAEYQLKHRMAKNPKAVYKLIDDLLTAYKPVAMNEYNMLQGFALGMKNENFTLMPWDWSYYSEKLKDVKFKVNDEMTRPYFELSRVKTGVFGLATQLYGITFKENKKIPVYHPDVNAYEVYDADGNFLSILYTDFFPREGKQSGAWMNSVKEQYIEKGKDSRPQVVIVMNFTLPTESTPSLLTFDEVNTLLHEFGHALHGMMAKGTYQSLSGTNVYRDFVELPSQIMENWLTEKEFLNQIAIHYQTGEKIPQEIIQKLIDASNYNIGYQCCRQLSFGMLDMAWHTLTQPFDGDVVSFEKNAWAKASILPEVSGTLMSSSFGHIFSGGYAAGYYGYKWAEVLDADAFSAFKEAGIFNSDIAESFRKNILSKGGTEDPMELYIRFRGQAPGIDALLKRNGIKN, from the coding sequence ATGAAACAATTAGTTTTTATTGTAGTATTATTCTTAAGCATAGTAAATATGACACAAGCATCTGTAAATCCATTTTTGGTAAAGTATAAAACACCTTTTGAAACACCTCCTTTTGATAAAATAAAAACCGAACATTATGAACCCGCATTTGAAGAAGGGATCAAACAGCTAGATGAAGAGGTTAAGGCCATTGCCTCTAACCCAAAACCTGCTACCTTCCAGAATACGATTGAGGCGCTTGAACGTAGCGGTAAATTATTAGACAAGGTAAGTTCTGCATTTTTCAATGTACTCAGTGCTGAGAGCAATGACGAAATGATGGAAATTTCGCAGCGCATCTCGCCAAAACTATCGGAAAGTTCTAATAATATTTATCTGAACGAACAGTTGTTCAACCGGGTAAAAACTGTATACGAACAAAAAGAAAAACTGAAACTCTCGATTGAAGAAGCGAAGTTGCTGGAAGAAACTTTTTATGCATTCTCCCAACGAGGCGCAAACCTCTCTCCCGAAGGAAAAGAACAATACCGTACGCTTAGCTCTGAATTGAGCACATTGACTCTCACTTTCGATCAGAACGTCTTGAAAGATGAAAACAGGTATGAGCTTTTGCTGACTTCTGAAGATCAACTGGCAGGGTTGCCTCAGGGAATTATTGATGCAGCTGCACTTAAAGCAAAAGAAAAAGGAAAGAATGGCTGGATGTTTACGCTCTCTGCCCCAAGTTATATTCCGTTTATGCGTTATGCCGATAACCGTGAACTCCGACAGGAACTCTATATGGCCAACATGGCGGTAGGTAACAAGGGAGACGAGTTCGACAATAAGGAAAATATCAAGAATATAGTAAATACCCGTCTTGCCATTGCTCAATTGATGGGATACGCTTCATTTGCCGAATATCAGCTTAAGCACAGAATGGCCAAAAACCCCAAAGCGGTATATAAGCTTATTGATGATTTGCTTACCGCTTACAAGCCTGTTGCAATGAATGAATATAATATGCTGCAGGGTTTTGCCTTGGGAATGAAAAATGAAAATTTCACGCTTATGCCCTGGGATTGGAGTTACTATTCCGAAAAGCTTAAGGATGTAAAGTTCAAAGTTAACGATGAGATGACGCGTCCGTATTTTGAGCTGAGCAGAGTAAAGACGGGAGTGTTTGGTCTTGCAACACAGCTCTACGGTATCACATTTAAAGAAAATAAGAAAATTCCGGTTTATCATCCCGACGTAAACGCGTACGAAGTATACGACGCCGATGGTAATTTCCTTTCCATATTATATACGGACTTCTTTCCCCGGGAAGGTAAACAATCTGGAGCCTGGATGAATAGTGTAAAAGAACAGTACATTGAGAAAGGAAAAGACAGCCGCCCGCAAGTTGTGATTGTAATGAATTTCACCCTGCCAACAGAATCTACCCCCTCATTGCTTACATTCGACGAAGTGAATACCCTTTTGCACGAATTCGGACACGCGCTTCATGGCATGATGGCGAAGGGAACCTATCAAAGTCTTTCCGGCACCAATGTGTACAGGGATTTCGTGGAACTTCCTTCTCAGATAATGGAAAATTGGCTAACAGAAAAAGAGTTTCTGAATCAAATAGCTATCCATTATCAGACAGGCGAAAAGATACCACAGGAAATAATACAGAAACTGATTGATGCATCGAACTATAATATAGGATACCAGTGTTGCAGACAGCTTAGCTTCGGGATGCTGGACATGGCCTGGCATACCCTTACCCAACCATTCGATGGAGATGTGGTAAGTTTTGAAAAGAACGCCTGGGCAAAAGCAAGTATTCTTCCGGAAGTTAGCGGCACATTAATGAGCAGTAGTTTCGGTCATATATTTTCAGGAGGTTACGCTGCAGGTTACTATGGATACAAATGGGCCGAAGTTCTTGATGCTGATGCATTTTCAGCCTTTAAAGAGGCCGGAATATTCAATAGCGATATAGCAGAATCTTTCCGTAAAAATATCCTGTCGAAAGGCGGCACGGAAGATCCAATGGAATTGTACATTCGCTTTCGCGGTCAGGCTCCGGGAATAGATGCGCTGTTAAAAAGAAATGGCATAAAAAATTAA
- a CDS encoding glycogen debranching enzyme N-terminal domain-containing protein, whose product MSYLKFDKTVMINLEESLKREILRTNRNGAYHCTTVVDCNTRKYHGLLVMPVPELDDDNHVLLSSLDETVIQHDAPFNLGLHKYEGDNYSPKGHKYIREFSCDTVPRTVYRVGGVILSKEKVFSLYENRIMIKYTLEDAHSDTTLRFKPFLAFRSVNTLAKSNAYVNKLYQDVPNGIKTCMYRGYPELYMQFNKKAKFVFEPYWYNGIEYPKEQERGYPYKEDLYVPGYFEVPIKKGETIIFSAGVSQVTTNQLKKLFETETLARTPRTSFYNCLKNSAQQFYFRPKEEDAYLLAGYPWFKVRARDLFISLPGCTLSIEDPVRFEKIMHTAIPAMRSFMQTGKADEVIREIENPDVFLWAIWAMQQYSRKMGVEKSKELYFNFIGEIITYFREQKHPDMKLMENGLLFVEGRNKALTWMNSTVDGKPVVSRSGYIVEFNALWYNALNFYKELSGEIYIDTIDSIIRSIDTSFVNTFLNGYNYLLDSVSGGYVDWSVRPNMIFAVAFPYSPLNKIQMRAIVDMVTKELVTPKGLRSLSPKSEGYRPNYVGTQRERDLAYHQGTAWPWLLGAYLESYLKVFGKGGISFVERMLISMEEEMSLHCIGTLAETFDGNPPFKGRGAVSFAMNVAAMLRVLDLLKKYNAE is encoded by the coding sequence ATGAGTTATCTTAAATTCGATAAGACAGTTATGATAAACCTTGAAGAATCTCTTAAACGGGAGATTCTCCGGACTAACCGGAACGGAGCTTATCATTGTACTACTGTTGTGGATTGTAATACACGAAAATACCATGGGCTGCTGGTAATGCCCGTTCCCGAATTGGACGACGATAACCATGTGCTGCTTTCATCATTAGACGAGACAGTTATACAGCATGATGCACCTTTCAATTTAGGGTTGCACAAATACGAGGGAGATAATTACAGTCCCAAAGGTCATAAATATATACGCGAATTCAGTTGCGATACAGTACCCCGCACAGTTTATCGTGTAGGAGGGGTGATCCTGTCCAAAGAGAAGGTCTTTTCCCTTTATGAAAACCGAATAATGATCAAATATACGCTTGAGGATGCTCACTCGGATACGACCTTGAGATTTAAGCCTTTTCTGGCATTCCGGAGTGTGAATACACTTGCCAAGTCAAATGCGTATGTGAACAAATTATACCAGGATGTTCCCAACGGAATAAAAACCTGTATGTATCGTGGCTATCCTGAATTATACATGCAGTTTAATAAGAAAGCTAAATTTGTTTTTGAACCCTATTGGTATAACGGAATAGAATATCCTAAAGAACAGGAGAGGGGATATCCTTATAAAGAAGATTTATACGTTCCTGGTTACTTTGAAGTTCCGATTAAAAAAGGTGAGACTATAATCTTCAGTGCCGGAGTTAGCCAGGTTACGACTAATCAACTGAAAAAGCTTTTTGAAACCGAGACATTGGCCAGAACGCCGCGTACAAGCTTTTATAACTGTCTTAAGAATTCGGCGCAACAGTTTTATTTTCGGCCAAAAGAAGAGGATGCCTACCTTTTGGCAGGTTATCCCTGGTTTAAAGTTCGTGCCCGCGATTTATTTATATCCTTGCCGGGATGTACTTTGTCGATCGAAGATCCGGTGCGATTTGAAAAAATAATGCATACGGCCATACCTGCGATGCGATCTTTTATGCAAACAGGAAAAGCCGACGAGGTAATAAGGGAAATAGAAAATCCGGATGTTTTTCTTTGGGCAATATGGGCAATGCAGCAATATTCCAGAAAAATGGGCGTTGAGAAATCAAAAGAGCTATATTTCAATTTCATAGGCGAGATTATTACCTATTTCCGTGAACAAAAGCATCCCGACATGAAACTCATGGAAAATGGATTGCTTTTTGTGGAAGGTCGCAATAAGGCACTTACGTGGATGAACTCTACGGTAGATGGAAAGCCTGTTGTTTCCCGCTCCGGTTATATTGTTGAGTTTAATGCTTTATGGTATAATGCATTGAATTTTTATAAGGAATTGTCTGGAGAAATATATATTGATACGATAGACTCAATTATAAGATCGATAGATACATCTTTTGTAAACACTTTTTTGAACGGTTATAATTATTTGCTGGATTCTGTAAGCGGAGGATACGTAGATTGGAGTGTGCGTCCCAATATGATTTTCGCCGTTGCATTTCCCTATTCTCCTCTTAACAAGATACAGATGCGTGCCATTGTTGATATGGTTACCAAAGAGCTTGTTACTCCCAAAGGGCTTCGTTCGCTTAGTCCAAAAAGCGAAGGATACCGTCCCAACTATGTGGGTACACAGAGGGAAAGGGATTTGGCTTATCATCAGGGAACAGCCTGGCCATGGTTGCTGGGAGCATACCTTGAATCTTATCTGAAAGTGTTTGGAAAAGGAGGTATTTCATTTGTTGAAAGGATGTTGATAAGCATGGAGGAGGAAATGTCTTTGCATTGTATTGGCACACTTGCTGAGACTTTTGACGGGAACCCGCCCTTTAAAGGAAGAGGGGCCGTTTCTTTTGCCATGAATGTGGCAGCCATGTTGCGCGTACTTGATTTGTTGAAGAAGTATAACGCCGAATAA
- a CDS encoding glycosyltransferase: MKALMFGWEFPPHILGGLGTASYGLTRGMAMQPDMEITFVIPKPWGDEDKSFLKIIGTNNTPVVWRDVDYDYVKNRLGDKMTPEQYYDLRSHIYADFSYRHVNDLGCIEFSGRYPDNLLEEINNYSIVAGVIARSEAFDVIHAHDWLTYPAGIHAKQISGKPMVIHVHATDYDRSRGNVNPEVYAIEKNGMDFADHIITVSNLTRNTVIEKYHQDPSKVTTVHNAVEPLSPEIVSIQDKRGVKDKVVTFLGRITMQKGPEYFVEAAAKVLAKAPNVRFVMAGSGDMLDEMIRLAASRNISDRFHFTGFMKGKQVYEVLKSSDVYVMPSVSEPFGISPLEAMQCGVPTIISKQSGCAEILDYAVKVDYWDIEAMADAIYSIIAYPAMYKFLKDEGKREVDNIKWEYAGQKVRRIYDQVINK; this comes from the coding sequence ATGAAAGCATTAATGTTCGGTTGGGAATTTCCTCCTCATATTTTGGGAGGTTTGGGAACTGCCAGTTACGGATTGACCAGGGGGATGGCTATGCAGCCTGATATGGAAATAACTTTTGTGATTCCAAAACCATGGGGTGATGAGGATAAGAGTTTCCTTAAAATTATTGGTACAAACAATACCCCTGTTGTCTGGCGAGATGTAGATTATGATTATGTAAAAAATAGATTGGGAGACAAAATGACTCCCGAACAATATTATGACTTGCGTAGTCATATTTATGCCGATTTCAGTTACCGTCATGTTAATGATCTGGGTTGCATTGAGTTTTCGGGTCGCTACCCAGATAATTTGCTTGAGGAGATAAACAATTACTCTATTGTTGCAGGGGTAATTGCGAGATCGGAAGCTTTCGATGTAATTCACGCGCACGACTGGCTTACCTATCCGGCAGGTATTCATGCTAAACAGATTTCCGGAAAGCCAATGGTTATCCACGTTCATGCCACCGATTATGATCGTAGCCGTGGAAATGTAAATCCCGAAGTGTATGCCATCGAAAAGAACGGAATGGATTTTGCCGATCATATAATTACCGTAAGTAATCTTACCCGTAATACGGTTATCGAAAAATACCATCAGGATCCGTCAAAAGTAACCACTGTCCATAATGCGGTTGAGCCGTTGAGTCCTGAAATTGTTTCCATACAGGACAAAAGAGGTGTAAAAGATAAAGTCGTTACATTTCTTGGACGTATTACCATGCAAAAAGGACCTGAATATTTTGTGGAGGCTGCAGCCAAGGTTTTGGCTAAAGCGCCCAATGTTCGTTTTGTAATGGCTGGAAGCGGAGATATGCTTGACGAAATGATTCGACTAGCCGCTTCCCGTAATATTTCGGACCGCTTTCATTTTACAGGTTTTATGAAAGGAAAGCAGGTTTATGAAGTACTTAAGTCAAGCGATGTGTACGTGATGCCTTCCGTATCAGAGCCTTTTGGTATTTCACCCCTCGAAGCTATGCAGTGCGGTGTACCTACAATTATATCAAAACAATCGGGATGTGCCGAGATTCTGGACTATGCCGTAAAGGTGGATTACTGGGATATAGAAGCTATGGCAGATGCTATCTATTCTATCATCGCTTATCCGGCTATGTATAAATTCCTTAAAGATGAAGGAAAACGGGAAGTTGATAACATAAAGTGGGAATATGCCGGACAGAAAGTGCGCCGCATATATGATCAGGTGATAAACAAGTGA
- a CDS encoding glycoside hydrolase family 57 protein — MKTICFYFQIHQPFRLKRYRFFDIGNDHYYYDDFRNEEIMRRIAERCYIPANRAIMDMIKSSGGKFKVAFSISGTAIEQMEIYAPEVIDSFKELADTGNVEFLSETYSHSLASLAHKEEFRDQIKMHKEKIHSLFGVTPKVFRNTELIYSDEISEVVYKAGFKGMLTEGAKHILGWKSPNYVYTSSTQHQLKLLLKNDRYSEDISDRFNNYSWNEYPLTADKFISWIAETPPEQQIVNLFMNYEVLGSLHPAESGIFDFFRALPRYAAEKEISFSLPSEAFNLLKPVDSISVPYPISWVDEERDCSSWLGNLLQQEAFNKLKEIVDRVRLCEDRRIRQDWNYLQSSDHFYYMSTKHMGGKAFSPYDNPYEAFNNYMNVISDFILRVNAQFPSSIDNEELNSLLTTIKNQGIEIESLQEEIAKLKKKEAKKAASN; from the coding sequence ATGAAAACGATCTGCTTTTATTTTCAGATACATCAGCCGTTTCGACTCAAAAGATACCGCTTCTTTGACATAGGAAACGACCATTACTATTATGATGATTTTCGCAATGAAGAGATAATGCGCCGGATTGCCGAGCGATGCTATATTCCTGCAAACCGCGCTATCATGGATATGATTAAAAGTAGTGGAGGTAAGTTTAAGGTGGCTTTCTCAATTTCAGGTACAGCCATCGAGCAAATGGAGATTTATGCACCAGAGGTTATCGATAGCTTTAAGGAACTTGCTGATACCGGAAATGTTGAATTCTTATCGGAGACTTACTCTCATTCCCTTGCGTCACTCGCTCATAAGGAAGAGTTCAGGGATCAGATAAAAATGCATAAAGAGAAAATTCATTCCTTATTCGGAGTAACACCCAAAGTTTTCCGCAATACAGAACTGATCTATTCGGATGAAATTTCCGAAGTTGTTTATAAGGCTGGATTTAAAGGAATGCTTACAGAGGGAGCAAAACATATTTTAGGTTGGAAGAGTCCTAATTATGTGTATACGTCCAGCACCCAACACCAGTTAAAATTATTACTTAAAAACGATCGCTACAGCGAAGATATATCGGATAGGTTTAATAACTATTCCTGGAATGAATATCCGCTTACTGCTGATAAATTTATATCATGGATTGCGGAAACTCCTCCCGAACAACAAATTGTTAATTTGTTCATGAATTATGAGGTGCTCGGCTCTCTTCATCCTGCCGAATCGGGTATTTTTGATTTCTTTAGGGCGTTGCCACGTTATGCGGCTGAAAAAGAGATCAGTTTCTCGCTGCCATCCGAAGCCTTTAATTTGCTTAAGCCAGTCGATTCTATTTCTGTGCCTTATCCCATTTCGTGGGTGGACGAAGAACGCGATTGCAGTTCCTGGTTGGGAAATCTTCTGCAGCAGGAAGCTTTTAATAAATTGAAAGAAATCGTAGACAGGGTACGTTTATGTGAAGATCGTCGTATCCGACAAGACTGGAACTACCTGCAGAGCAGCGACCATTTTTATTATATGAGTACCAAGCATATGGGAGGCAAGGCTTTTAGTCCGTACGATAATCCTTATGAGGCATTCAATAACTACATGAATGTGATCTCCGATTTTATCCTACGTGTAAATGCTCAATTCCCATCTTCTATAGATAATGAGGAATTAAATTCCCTGCTTACTACAATCAAGAATCAGGGAATAGAGATTGAATCGCTTCAGGAAGAGATTGCTAAATTGAAAAAAAAAGAAGCTAAGAAAGCCGCTTCAAATTAA
- the kdsA gene encoding 3-deoxy-8-phosphooctulonate synthase, which translates to MITVKDLTSADNFFLMAGPCVIEGEDMALRIAERVVTMTNKLGVPYIFKGSYRKANRSRIDSFTGIGDEKALKILQKVGETFGIPTVTDIHETTEAAMAAAYVDVLQIPAFLCRQTDLLIAAAQTGKIVNIKKGQFLSPGAMSFAVQKVADAGNNQIMITERGTTFGYTDLVVDYRGIPQMQEFGYPVIMDVTHSLQQPNQTSGVTGGLPQLIETIAKAAIAVGTDGLFIETHPEPDIAKSDGANMLQLDLLEGLLTRLVRIREAIK; encoded by the coding sequence ATGATTACTGTAAAGGATTTAACTTCTGCCGATAATTTCTTTCTGATGGCAGGCCCTTGTGTTATTGAAGGAGAAGATATGGCACTCCGCATCGCCGAAAGAGTGGTTACAATGACCAACAAACTGGGTGTCCCCTATATCTTTAAAGGTTCATACCGTAAAGCCAATCGTTCCCGCATTGATTCGTTTACGGGCATCGGCGACGAAAAGGCTCTAAAGATTCTGCAAAAAGTAGGAGAAACGTTTGGTATTCCTACAGTGACTGATATCCACGAAACTACAGAAGCAGCTATGGCTGCAGCTTATGTGGATGTTTTGCAGATTCCTGCATTTCTATGTAGACAGACAGACTTACTAATTGCCGCAGCTCAAACCGGAAAGATCGTAAATATAAAGAAAGGTCAGTTTCTTTCGCCGGGAGCTATGTCGTTCGCTGTTCAAAAGGTTGCCGATGCCGGTAATAACCAGATAATGATTACCGAACGAGGAACTACTTTCGGATATACCGACCTGGTGGTCGACTACAGAGGAATTCCTCAGATGCAGGAGTTTGGTTATCCGGTAATCATGGATGTAACCCATTCGCTGCAACAGCCCAACCAAACTTCGGGTGTAACCGGTGGTTTGCCTCAGCTTATCGAGACAATAGCAAAGGCAGCTATTGCAGTTGGTACAGATGGATTATTCATAGAAACTCATCCGGAACCAGACATTGCCAAGTCCGATGGCGCCAATATGCTGCAACTTGATTTACTTGAAGGATTACTTACCCGTCTTGTACGCATTCGGGAAGCTATTAAATAA
- the miaA gene encoding tRNA (adenosine(37)-N6)-dimethylallyltransferase MiaA gives MGSYQLITVLGPTASGKTSFAAALAAHLDSEIISADSRQIYRSMDIGTGKDLADYTVNGKTIPYHLIDICNPGDKYNVFEYQHAFFRAYDEIRKRGKLPILCGGTGMYIEAVLKGYKLLDVPANLSLRESLKGKSLQELEQILGSYKTLHNKTDVDSAQRAIRAIEIEEFYLNQAPDVNDYEPIESLVIGLDISRELRREKISRRLKARLDEGMVDEIKGILASGVKPDDLIYYGLEYKYLTLYVIGKLSYEEMVSQLEIAIHQFAKRQMTWFRGMERRGITIHWLDATLPAEVNCKAVMAFLNK, from the coding sequence ATGGGAAGCTATCAACTTATCACCGTATTAGGGCCTACTGCATCTGGCAAAACTTCTTTCGCCGCTGCCCTCGCCGCCCACCTCGATTCGGAAATAATCAGTGCCGACTCGAGACAAATTTACCGTTCGATGGATATAGGTACAGGCAAAGACCTGGCGGATTATACTGTAAACGGAAAGACTATTCCTTATCACCTGATAGATATCTGTAACCCGGGAGACAAATACAATGTCTTCGAATACCAGCATGCTTTTTTCAGAGCCTACGACGAAATACGCAAAAGGGGTAAACTGCCTATCTTATGTGGTGGTACCGGCATGTATATTGAAGCGGTTCTGAAAGGCTATAAACTACTGGACGTTCCGGCCAACCTTTCCTTACGTGAATCGCTGAAAGGTAAGTCGCTGCAGGAATTGGAACAAATCCTGGGTTCATACAAAACACTCCATAATAAAACAGATGTGGATTCGGCTCAACGGGCTATCCGAGCCATCGAAATCGAAGAGTTTTACCTGAATCAGGCTCCCGATGTAAACGATTACGAACCCATCGAAAGTCTGGTTATCGGGTTGGACATATCCAGAGAGTTGCGGAGAGAAAAAATCTCCCGCCGACTAAAAGCCCGTCTGGACGAAGGAATGGTTGACGAGATTAAAGGTATCCTTGCCTCCGGTGTTAAACCGGATGATCTTATTTATTACGGACTGGAATACAAGTATCTTACATTGTATGTGATCGGTAAGCTTTCGTACGAAGAGATGGTTTCGCAGCTCGAAATTGCAATTCATCAATTTGCCAAAAGGCAGATGACCTGGTTCCGGGGAATGGAACGTCGCGGCATAACAATCCACTGGCTTGACGCCACCCTTCCCGCCGAAGTAAATTGTAAAGCCGTAATGGCATTCTTGAATAAATAA
- the gap gene encoding type I glyceraldehyde-3-phosphate dehydrogenase: protein MIKVGINGFGRIGRLVFRAAQSKSDVQIVGINDLIDVDYMVYMLKYDSVHGQFDGTVEVKDGNLVVNGNVIRVTAERNPADLKWDAVGAEYVVESTGLFLTEEKANAHIQAGAKYVVMSAPSKDATPMFVMGVNNDTYAGQKIVSNASCTTNCLAPLAKVINDKFGIVEGLMTTVHATTATQKTVDGPSAKDWRGGRAAGGNIIPSSTGAAKAVGKVIPQLNGKLTGMAFRVPTLDVSVVDLTVRLEKSATYDEIKAAIKAASENEMKGILGYTEDAVVSTDFTHDARTSIFDAEAGIALNGNFVKLVSWYDNEWGYSNKVVELIQHMAKVNA from the coding sequence ATGATTAAAGTAGGTATTAACGGTTTCGGCCGTATCGGACGTTTAGTTTTCCGTGCTGCTCAATCTAAGAGCGATGTTCAAATTGTAGGTATCAACGACTTGATCGACGTAGATTACATGGTTTACATGTTGAAATACGATTCAGTTCACGGTCAGTTTGATGGTACAGTTGAAGTTAAGGATGGTAACTTGGTTGTAAACGGAAACGTAATCCGTGTTACTGCTGAAAGAAATCCGGCTGATTTGAAATGGGATGCAGTAGGTGCAGAATATGTTGTTGAATCAACAGGTCTTTTCCTTACAGAAGAAAAAGCAAACGCTCACATCCAGGCTGGTGCAAAGTATGTAGTAATGTCTGCTCCTTCAAAAGACGCTACTCCTATGTTCGTTATGGGTGTTAACAACGATACTTATGCTGGTCAGAAGATCGTTTCTAACGCTTCTTGTACTACTAACTGTTTGGCTCCTTTGGCTAAAGTTATCAACGATAAGTTTGGTATTGTTGAAGGTTTGATGACTACAGTTCACGCTACAACAGCTACACAGAAGACTGTTGACGGTCCTTCTGCTAAGGACTGGAGAGGTGGCCGTGCTGCTGGTGGCAACATTATCCCTTCTTCTACAGGTGCTGCTAAGGCTGTAGGTAAAGTAATTCCTCAGTTGAATGGCAAACTTACAGGTATGGCTTTCCGTGTTCCTACTTTGGACGTTTCTGTTGTTGACTTAACAGTTCGTTTGGAAAAATCTGCTACATACGACGAAATCAAGGCTGCTATCAAGGCTGCTTCTGAAAACGAAATGAAGGGTATCCTTGGTTACACTGAAGATGCTGTTGTTTCTACAGACTTTACTCACGATGCTCGCACTTCAATCTTTGATGCTGAAGCAGGTATCGCATTGAACGGCAACTTCGTTAAGTTGGTTAGCTGGTATGACAATGAGTGGGGTTATTCAAACAAGGTTGTTGAATTGATCCAACACATGGCAAAAGTAAACGCATAA
- a CDS encoding phage holin family protein, translating into MEKETEQIFKKLKEDVSTYVELKVELLKLTAYERTGELVSVLSYGLILLFLAFFAVLFIFLALGFFLGDLLDNVAGGFAIVALLYMVLFAIIVFNKDKIRLAVINEIIAVLTAADDKKKDSGNEQTTNTSGEADF; encoded by the coding sequence ATGGAAAAAGAAACAGAGCAAATCTTCAAAAAGTTAAAAGAAGATGTATCTACTTATGTGGAGCTTAAAGTTGAGCTCCTCAAGTTAACTGCATACGAAAGGACGGGGGAACTTGTCTCCGTTCTTTCGTATGGATTGATTTTGTTATTCCTCGCTTTCTTTGCAGTACTATTTATTTTTCTGGCACTTGGGTTCTTTTTGGGAGACCTTTTAGACAATGTTGCCGGAGGCTTTGCTATAGTTGCATTGCTTTATATGGTACTGTTTGCGATAATAGTTTTCAATAAGGATAAAATCCGCTTAGCTGTGATTAATGAAATAATTGCTGTTCTTACAGCAGCTGATGATAAAAAAAAGGATTCGGGCAATGAACAAACAACAAACACCTCTGGAGAAGCTGATTTCTGA